A window of Ictalurus furcatus strain D&B chromosome 4, Billie_1.0, whole genome shotgun sequence genomic DNA:
gggggggggggggtcgtgccacatgataggggaggcttggggtgggtctttatttacaaatgcTTGAGAACCTCTGGTATAGGCTATGGTACACACCTACCTTGTTGGTCTAGTTTAGGTGTACAATTACAGTTAACCCTTCATCAGGACAATCGTGAGTCTACTGACAAAATTACATTATTACTACACCACTTCCTTGACAGTGCTAACCTGCTATACAAAGCCAATGGTTGCTAGGAACTGCTATTCAAATCATGCTGTTTGTGGCATATTTGCATGAGCAAGGCCTTTGGTGAAACAAGAGGAACACAGCAAATCTTCAGCAGTGTGCTGTTTgcagaaagtgttgatttttGTGTGATTCTTGTTTTGACCTGAATATATGATAAATTCACACAGTGTACAAGAAGTCTATAGCGTCCAGGCTGTATGAATAGTAAAGGAAACGCttgaaaggaaaaatccaccctggaCAACACTGGTATAGGAATcattataattaacatgtgatcttcgGTGGTGTCCAAGGTTTATACCAGCCGTCCAATgctgtgtttacatgagtcggttttagaatactcctttcacgttccagttttacatgttatagaacagagatcgattaacggcacacgtcattacatcccaacgccacgccgtctgacgttccctccagaatttcacgtatcaacatcccgttcgtcttcgttatggtatcgtatacagttttggtaattttaatttttaattttacaaaagcttcaagtgcagttaattatttatcatactatacgtgcaaataggcgactgcttgaagccgtgggctgtgtccaaAACCGCACAATTACCTATAAcatagtagccgaaatacatgtacatctcctactatatagtaggtaagtacgcggtttcagacgcagccgtgctcacttgtttgccgtcaaacggttgagcactgccgtgtgtgtacgtgtcctgtcgcaaaatgcggtgaaatctcccacacgacgttaatggtgtgattaaggtgtgtacatgtctgtaatacactcCGATAAcacgactaaaacaggaatactccacacgtcttaattccatttgtgtttactgcGAGTATGACTTCAGCCAGATTAAGGTGAtaaataatcgctgtttacgtgctagtttcttaatcagagtattgtcttaatcgggttaatatcggattattgttgtccatgtaaaagtaCAGAGTGacgccccccctccccccaccgtGATGTCAGCACGGTACGCAACCACTAACTTCTAACTGGAATTACTTAAAAACAGCACAAACCAACAAATTAACACTATAGCCACCAAACACATCACACGTATTGGAATATAAACCAAACGAAGAGTTTCCCTTTAAATAACATTGAGTCACTTAAGCATTTCATGGGGGCTGGGATTTTCTTCACACTACTCACTTTGTTCTTCAGCTCAAGAGTTTATATCGACTTCCTTTTAATTTCCCGACTCGTGTAGGTTGTCGACACAAACACAGGATATTGTGTAAACGGATAAAAGCCAGTATGTTGCAGTGTTTTCTCGTTTATCACCGAGATACAGCACTTGTAGAAACACCAGACGCGCGTTTGGCTAATCCTACTAGTCTAAGAATAGCGCGCGCGCCCTTAAATACTCCAAAAGTGTACGAGACAGCTATTCATGCTGTTAatctgaagaaagaaaaacaacacacagtagTGTCGTTCTGTTGCGTTGACTGATGAGTCATGAGTCTTCTGTTTGCTGGTGTTTAAATTCAGTTCTCATCCACTAATACTGAGTGATTAGAAAATCAGAGAACTCTGTCTCAACACTGTAGTGAAAGCTGAACGGAAACGCCACAAGCAGCACCGCACTGTTGTATACGCCAGATACAATCTTTTAAGGGTCTACAACCTATGCTGTTAAGAATTTCCTGCTTTGGTATGCGAACTATGACACTatcaaataaaactatatatattatatacacgtATTTTGTCCAGCTTGATATTAGAAGATAAGCTAATGTTTACCTCTACTAGGCGAAGATTACAGCCAGCCCGAGTTCCTGTCTCCTGTGGGGTGCAGAGTTATCACTACACTGATGCGGTGTTTATTCAGCGTATAAACCCAATGCTTCACTGGtcattcaaaaagaaaaaggggttaaataataagaaagaaaaacagttaCCGATGGAGTCTCCGGGTTAACTATGAATGCATGTTCTAAATACAGCACAGCCCAAATGATGAATAGTGGGGCGGAGTGGAGCATATGTAGagccaaaagaaaacaaataatacCTAGGACAACAAATAACCTATTTTACATCagattatttaatatatataaatatttatgtaatatggtcagggtgtgtttttgttgttttgtttttgttttttcctttgagAATGCCATTGTAAGGTTAGGAAGCTGAAATTCCTCCCTACACGAGATTTCGTTTCGGTCTCGCGAGACTTCCGCACGATCTCGCCGGTGGCTTAGTCAACAACTGAATGTTTATTTCTGGAACACGTAACATTTTTTTAGGTGTATACTTACTTTGAATCGCTTCGGCATTTTGgtgattgtttgtttgctttttctcCCCTGCACAGACACTAATTATGGCAGAGACTGATCCGAAATCAGTACAGGATCTTACAGCAGTGGTGAGTTTCAAACATCGGGTTGCTAAACTAGGCGAAGCAGGGCTAGTCAAGCTAGCTAGCATAACAACCGATATGCCAGGCTTTCTGTTAAATACTGGGCGTAGTTGCTCTGTGAAGTTATATTagataatcataataataatgtaagttggtggtgttgttttgCTATGTGACAGGTGCAGACGTTGCTGCAGCAGATGCAGGACAAATTCCAGACCATGTCAGATCAAATCATCGGGAGAAATATCCTTCCTCTAATGACTGAACACTAAGCATGGAAAAATGTAGGCGTGCACACAACATCTAGAAGTGATCTTATAATAGTTCAGGTGTTATGCTTAAAGAAACAAGTAAGATCAGGCAGGTGTTTGTCAGGGATACACCACTAAGCTATGTATGAATTTACACTCCAGAGTAGTGATGAGTCGATTctttcattttgaacgaatctttaatatgactcgagAACagcgagttgtctcagagagtgactacgtttacatggacagcagtagtttaattattgaccttactctgagtaagataataatgtgattaagatgtttatgagtcgcttttagaatactcctgtcatgttttacatgttatagaacatattTAGactaacagcacacgtcattacgtcaccgcgccacgccgtccgacgtccctccagaatttcacgtatcaacatacagttcgtcttcgttatggtaccgtatacagttttgggtgtttttatttaattttttacgaacgctttaagtgcagttaattatttgtcatgctgtacgtgctaatagacaactgcttgaagccgtgggtgtgtcccaactcgcatagttaccgtctatatagaagccgagatacatgtatttttcccactacaggcctatagtaggaaagtatgcgatttgggacacagccgaactctcttgttcgccgtaaaatgtaaaactgccgtgtgtgatcatgtcctgtcacaaaatgcggtgaaaactcccacacgacgtccataatgtgattaaggtgtttacatgtcactactacacgtccataatgcgactaaaacaggagtactccacctgtcttaactagattattgcttacttcgattatgaccttaattagattaaggtaagtaaaaattgctgtttagaTGGTAgattcttaattagagtatggtcttaatcggattaagagtggattattgttgtccatgtaaacgcagctaatgtaaacgcagctagtggtTTGTTAATTTTTGGCCGCGCATGCGCAGCAACATCCCCGTAGGTTCTACACCGGAAACAGAactgattagttcacctctcgagtcttcgggttcgagtcgttcgttcttccGGTGACTGCTGCATAAGCAATTCACCATGCAATACCGGTGTTCTGGCAATCTGTCCTATCTCTCAGAatgtgctacacacacacacgtactgcGCATGCGCTAAACGTTTTTGCACTTGATTATGGCATATCTGAAGACCCGCCCATAAGTTTGAGCTACCTTGCCTTTATCATTATGAATTTGGATGTAAGATGTAAGTAAAATCAATCTAGCTttgattaaattattttaaattaaaatgctaacaaatagtattttataatgaaagaGTCTTTACCAAAATACTACTTTTGTGATTgtggtacagtgagggaaaaaagtatttgatcccctgctgattttgtacgtttgcccactgacaaagaaatgatcagtctgtaattttaatggtagttgtatttgaacagtgagagacagaataacaacaaaaaaatccagaaaaacgcatgtcaaaaattttataaattaatttgcattttaatgagggaaaaaagtatttgaccccctctcaatcagaaagatttctggctcccaggtgtcttttatacaggtaacgagctgagattaggagcacactcttaaagggagtgctcctaatatcagtttgttacctgtataaaagacacctgtccacagaagcaatcaatcagtcatattccaaactctccaccatggccaagaccaaagagctctccaaggatgtcagggacaagactgtagacctacacaagtctggaatgggctacaagaccattgccaagcagcttggtgagaaggggacaacagttggtgcgattattcacaaatggaagaagcacaaaagaactgtcagtctccctcggcctggggctccatgcaagatctcacctcgtggagttgcattgatcatgagaacagtgaggaatcagcccagaactacacgggaggatcttgtcaatgatctcaaggcagctgggaccatagtcaccaagaaaacaattggtaacacactacgccgtgaaggactgaaatcctgcagcgcgcaaggtccgctgctcaagaaaacacatatacatccccgtctgaagtttgccaatgaacatctgaatgattctgaggacaactgggtgaaagcattgaggtcagatgagaccaaaatggagctctttggcatcaactcaactcgccgtgtttggaggaggaggaatgctgcctatgacccctggaacaccatccccaccgtcaaacatggaggtggaaacattatgctttgggggtgtttttctgctaaggggacaggacaacttcaccgcatcaaagggaagatggacggggccatgtaccgtcaaatcttgggtgaaaacctccttccctcagacagggcattgaaaatgggtcgtggatggatattccagcatgacaatgacccaaaacacatggccaaggcaacaaaggagtggctcaagaagaagcacattaaggtcctggagtggcctagccagtctccagaccttaatcccatagaaaatctgtggagagagctgaaggttcgagttgccaaacgtcagcctcgaaaccttaatgatttggagaagatctgcaaagaggagtgggacaaaatccctcctgagatgtgtgcaaacctggtggccaactacaagaaacgtctgacctctgtgattgccaacaagggtttttaaaccaagtactaagtcatgttttgcagaggggtcaaatacttatttccctcattaaaatgcaaatcaatttataacatttttgatgtgcgtttttctggatttttttgttgttattctgtctctcactgttcaaataaatctaccattaaagttatagactgatcatttctttgtcagtgggtaaacatacaaaatcagcaggggatcaaatacttttttccctcactgtacatggTACGATTAAACACCACCACAGATATTTGAAGCTGGTAAGATGTGCTACCCTGTTTTACATCCTTTATTAAGGTGGTAGTTCATTCTGAGAAAGAAGCACATTTTGTTAGATTAACATGACAGCTTGAACTACCGGTAGCACATCCTGAGCAGTTCGGACAGATCGTCAGAACGGCAGAAATGAGAGGAAACAACAACTCGAACCCggagactcgagaggtgaactaatcatttctttttccGGGGAAtagacgtgacaaatgtgacgtgaagAACGATtcggatcgggaggtgaggtgaactaacagactacgtcgcctgaagacccagctaagctattaattaatcatttctgtttctcataattcggccttggttgccttagcctatagtttatttgatagtttattaagtactagatgtgttggggaatttaacatgtaatattttaattatattctgctgaaataacaacaaaaaaaaagattcgttcattttgctgaacaatattcaaagatccgagtcagtaaaatgatccgaactccTATCACTACTACGATCCATCACTACTCCAGAGTTATTGCTATCTTCATTCagtagtacatttttttttgtcacagttAATATCTAGAATAGCAGCACTGAGTCTCTTCCTGTAATATTACTGCATTCGACTTAATTATTTCGGGCCACAACGTAGGAAAATAACACGGACACCTCCATGCtcgtcttttttctttctttcttttttctaagcAACAAGCTAGCCTGCTAACAGCTAACGCTCCTCAAAACAGCAAATggtatagtcagtgttatagacgCAACACTCTAAAGTATATACAGCAAACCtgatttaaaggtaagaagtgcagCTCATGCTGTGGCAGCCATATTGATTTGATGTCACATGCTGAACTCTGGGGAACCtgctgcaaaacaaaacaaaacaatagaagcAGTCATAGAaattcaaaacatacacacagctaACCTTTAAAACCACTACCATTATTGGTTCTTGATGGTATCCAccagtagaaggcaacaaattagcGGTAGAGATCCACAGGGATCTGTTACAGTttctattaaaaccaatacaattcccattataaccattacaaattctatgagagtttctattgtttttttcccccagtacgGAGTTGAGGAGACCTTCCCAAGTTCCCAGAGTAGGACTTTGGTTACGAACTCTAGTCAAACCTAGCACATGTAACAAAGTTGGAGAAACTTGCAGAGCGGTCTTGGTCTACTCCACTTTGCAGAACCTTGTAAATGCTCTTAGATTAAGTTTGTGTATTCTTTAATTCAGACTACAGGTTTTCAACTGACGAGGAGATGGTCAGTGCCCAAACACAGGGTTTTTTGTGTCCCACAGTCATGTGTTGATCTCAATACATATTCTGATTCAATATCATCTGAAGTCAATTTTGGGGCTAAAATATACTCCTGGAGAAggttaatgaatgaattttcaCAAGAGTTACATCATGATGATCAGCCATCACCCACAAATTGATAGTGTGCatggataaaaagtgtcatttttggtTTGATCTGACTGTGATCCTGTTGTAATTCCAACGATGCTTGGCACCAAgtattgtgtttaaatgttattcTGTAGATGCAGTTTACACAGACACAATTAAAATGAGCCACAAGTAGGTattacattttgtgttgcttctACACACCCTAGTCCTCTAAGACACTCCACCCTACCTGCCAAGCTCTTAAGCTTACTTTAGGCATGTTTTTAGATTTAGCAGTGGAGGAGCTACATTGTTTCGGTGCATATTTAGCAGCGTCAAGGGAAGAATTTGCATACCAAAAGCCACAGCTGCATAGTACTCCATCTGTCTTCCTTAACAAGACTCACTTGATGAGATGAGTACGCGCATTGATGACCTGGAGAAGAACATCGCTGACCTGATGACCCAGGCTGGCGTGGAGGAGGCGGAAGGAGAGAACAAGGCCAAAGAACCTGAGGCCTCTTAATGAAGGTATCATTTACACTCAATTTAAATATCTTACCAagctttgtttgaaatttggtgtcatcacttgATTCGTGTTTAGTGTACAGCTGTTACAGTAGACCTAAAATCAGCTATTCTCTTGAACAGGTTGCCCAGTAACGATGGAGTAAAGGAAACTTTTCGAGAGCAGCAACCTTCCCCCGTAGTGCTGCCTGCTTTGATTTGATGTATTGTTGTATAGTTCTTTTTATACTGACTTCAACTAACACCGATGGATATTCCTGATAGTGTTCTATAATATTTAGGGTTTTCATTATGGATAGTGCATATCATTTTTTTAGGCCTCTTTAACACCAGCCAGCTGCATGGCTGAGGCCTGTTACTGTAATATGAGCACTAGCTATGTGCCGAACAAACACCATTCCAGTTTCAACTGAGTTTGTGCTATTAAAATGGTTTCATACAAAACAGttcctgtgattttttttctttcttttttttttttaaatcaccaacTGCATTATTGCTGACTTTGCTAATGAATGAATCCCTATACTTCAAACAAAGACAGTGAGTACAGCATATCTAAGTATTCATGAATGTGGAGCATTACATGTATCACCTGATCACGTCgtgcagaggtgccaacattgtTAGGATTGTCTTTTTAGCAGAAAGTATCTTTGATATCCTggccctttccccttcagttaATATTCCCTTTCACAtcgttttatttgtgtttgatcTGACCATTGTGCAACTTGAAAGGCAGAAAAGTGAAATATGCATGTCACATACTTTACTGACAGAGGAAGGGGTCAGAAATCATAAATGCTACAGCAGACACCACTGCACAGAGACTCgcaaacaaatgcaaatcaCCTGCTGCAACAGGAGAAACCATATCGAACCAGTagcactgagcatgcattaacggTGCCAGCCTTAGTCACTGGGGAGTCCTGTGTGGTCTGGATGTGTTTGGCATGGTGGCAAGGCTGAAGGAAGAGCAGTAATCCTCTGGGCACTGGAGGAGGTAGTAATGACATAGCAGATCAACATCTACCTGTGTAATCaatgaaaaatacacacatccACCAAAAGAGGATACTTCCATACAATACACTTCTGCTAGTCACAGCATTAGTTAAACTGTAGGGCCCTGTACAGACAAGTCTTCCCCACAACACCACACTGCCACGCTCTcaccactggcttcctgtagcttcCTTCATCCAATTTAAAACACTGACGACTCACTTGCAAAGTCCAAAACTAATCACCTACACGAAGGCACTGATTA
This region includes:
- the hsbp1b gene encoding heat shock factor-binding protein 1b, giving the protein MAETDPKSVQDLTAVVQTLLQQMQDKFQTMSDQIIGRIDEMSTRIDDLEKNIADLMTQAGVEEAEGENKAKEPEAS